The genomic window GAGCGCGATCTGGCTGCCGGGCAAGACAACACGCGACAACGGGACCGGCCTGGGTCTCACGATCGTCCGGGACATCGTCGCCGACCTCGGCGGCACCCAAGAGGCGCGTGAGTACGGCGAGTTGGGTGGCGCGCGTATCATGGTCTGGCTTCCGGCCCAAGCCGCCGGGGCCAAGGGGAGTGAGATGGGGGACGAGTGAGCGTACGCCCGTTGGCAGAGGGATCGTCGGTCGTAGTCATCGACGATGACGTGATGGACGCGAGTAGCATCACCCATCCCCTTCAGGACGCGGGTTTCCGTACAGAGATGATCACCGAGTTCACATCGGGTCAGGACGCCGACGCGTTTCTCGCTTCTCTGGGCGATCGCTACGACGCCGTGGTGTGCGACCACATCCTTGGAGGGCGCGGCAACGCCCGCTTCACAGGCGCCGAGCTGGTGTGCAAAGCGAACCAACGAGTGGGCAGGCCGCTGCCAGCGGTCCTCATCAGCAGCCACGTCAACACCGATCAGAACGGGGCGATTCTGCGCTGGCGCGAAGGCATCCCGAGCGTTGTCGACAAGAGTGACGCCTCCGATGCAGTGGTGGACGCGCTCCGTTACACCCTAGACGAGCTGGCCGGAAACCTCGCCCGAGAACGGCGTGCCTTCGCGACTCCGATCGAGGTCCTCGCCGTGCGGTCCGAGGGGGAGGAACCACAGGCGAAGGTGGTCGTTGTCGGCTGGAAGATCGACTCCTCCGTCTGGATGCCGTTGCGTCCCATCGAGAAATCCACAGGCCTCCGACCGGAAGAACTGCCCGGCCGATGGCTTGAGGCCGAGGTGAACTGCTACGCGAAGGAAGCCTCCGACCTCTTCTATCGCAACATCGTCCTTGCTCCCGATCTGCCGAAGGAGTGGCTCACCGCATGAGCGCCCCGACCGCTCCCACTGAACTGCCGCTCGGCCAGCAAGCAGAAGCAGACTTAGCTGTCAGTGTCCTGGACGTCGGACACGGAAATTCTGCTGTTGTACGCGATGGTTCGACCTGCGCCGTCATTGACACGGCCCCAGGCGACATCGTGCAGCGTGAATTGGATCGTGTGGGATGCGAACACATCGAGCACCTGATCATCTCGCACTCAGACCAGGATCACGCCGGTGGCGGCCCGCAGATTCTGCTCGATCCTGCGCGCACAGTGGGAACTGCCTGGTTCAACCCGGACGCGAAGAAGAACAGCCGAATCTGGGAACGATTGATCCGAGCCGTGCACACCCGTTACAGGCACGGTGGCTTCGGCGGGCACCAGATGTTGCACACAGAGACGCCTCAGACGCTGTACTGCGGTCGGGCGAGGCTCGAAATTTGCCATCCCAGCTTCCTCATGGCCGGCACCGGCCCGACGGAGACATCCCCGATCTTCGGAAACCTGAACACCAACACCATTTGCATCGTAGTCCGAGTGCATCTGCTGGAGGAGCCCGCCGTCCTCCTCGCAGCCGACATTGACGCGGTGGCACTCAAGCACATTCAGGAGAACGGCCATCAGTTGTCAGCGCCTGTCCTCGTTTTCCCCCACCACGGAGGACTCCCTGGCAGGGCTGATCCGCAGTCCTTCGCCAAAGACCTGACGGAACTAGTGGCCCCTCGACTGGTCATCTTCTCCATCCGGGGCGGACTGCGCCCGGCCAATCCGAATCGGGAGATCATGGCGGGCGTGCGGTTGGCTGCTCCGGACGCGCACATTGCATGCACGCAACTGTCGGTGCATTGCCATGATGAGAAGCAACTCGTCACCGACCGGCACCTGACAGTCCTCCCGGCAGCGGGTCGCAAGTCCGGCCGGTCCTGTGCGGGCAGTTTGACCGTGACACACGCCGAGGCAGGACTGCGCTTTGACCCGCCACTGGAGACCCATCGGTCGTTCGTGGATGGCGGTACGGTGGCCAACCCGCTCTGCCGACTCCCTATCCCCGGTCCGCGCAAGGCTCCCAGTAACGCTCGCCGAGGCGACGTGGCTGATGAGACGTAGCACGACGGGATCAGTGATCCGTTCCCAACGCCCCTGATCCTGCTGCAGAATGACACCGAAGCCGTTCCAGACACTTGATCCAGGACGCCATCCCTTCCGGATCAGCAGGAGGGGAACTAATGAGTATTGCGGCCTATGGCAAGTACGCACGTCAGCTGGAGACCTTGGTGACTGACGTGGCCGCAGGTCATTGGCGCCGTGTGGGAGATGACGTGACGCATGCTCTCAACGGTCAGGCGTCGACGGAACTGCGGCGTATGGTTCCACGCGCCGATCGCCGAGCCACCGGATCCTTCTTCACGACCGGCAGGGTCCGGGAATCCTACGAGGGACTGCTGACGCGCAGCACGCCCTCCGGACAGACGCCAGTGATTTGGGACCCCACCTGTGGCGGCGGAGACCTCCTCATTGCCGCTACCACACAATTCCCAGTAGGGGTGTCACCAGCAGAGACGCTAACTGTGTGGAACCGCCGAGTAAGAGGCCACGACCTTCACGATCCCTATGTGGCAGTGGCGCGCATGCGGCTGCTCCTGGCCATGTTGGAACGTCATCGGGCTGTTGGTTCCGATGTCCCGCTCACGGAA from Streptomyces sp. NBC_01198 includes these protein-coding regions:
- a CDS encoding response regulator, translated to MITEFTSGQDADAFLASLGDRYDAVVCDHILGGRGNARFTGAELVCKANQRVGRPLPAVLISSHVNTDQNGAILRWREGIPSVVDKSDASDAVVDALRYTLDELAGNLARERRAFATPIEVLAVRSEGEEPQAKVVVVGWKIDSSVWMPLRPIEKSTGLRPEELPGRWLEAEVNCYAKEASDLFYRNIVLAPDLPKEWLTA
- a CDS encoding ComEC/Rec2 family competence protein; translation: MSAPTAPTELPLGQQAEADLAVSVLDVGHGNSAVVRDGSTCAVIDTAPGDIVQRELDRVGCEHIEHLIISHSDQDHAGGGPQILLDPARTVGTAWFNPDAKKNSRIWERLIRAVHTRYRHGGFGGHQMLHTETPQTLYCGRARLEICHPSFLMAGTGPTETSPIFGNLNTNTICIVVRVHLLEEPAVLLAADIDAVALKHIQENGHQLSAPVLVFPHHGGLPGRADPQSFAKDLTELVAPRLVIFSIRGGLRPANPNREIMAGVRLAAPDAHIACTQLSVHCHDEKQLVTDRHLTVLPAAGRKSGRSCAGSLTVTHAEAGLRFDPPLETHRSFVDGGTVANPLCRLPIPGPRKAPSNARRGDVADET